From Anopheles coluzzii chromosome 3, AcolN3, whole genome shotgun sequence, the proteins below share one genomic window:
- the LOC120959842 gene encoding protein yellow-like codes for MALGRKLIAFALVVSCALAQQGSDDGSPPLDSLSPPTPSVPIAPGEKQFRVVYEWNVLDFAFTNEDERAQALYSGHYIPKNVIISDCKPFANRLYLTIPRMLPGVPATLGYVVRPENNGRTDPEIVPFPSWEMNERGNCSALQFVQGVAVDKHGIMWVVDSGRTETLTRGKDHVVCPPKIILLDLKRNGTVMLRYQFPESVVPAGNNYLNKIVVDDAFGGFAYITDNSGADPGIVVFSRRLTRSWKVRENNSMRAARNAVRFAVNGTELNFSIHIDSIALGPYYNPNLSPDQPVPDTLVNSQNYERNVYYSPLSSYHIYSLPASLLRDPEFNARATPRDILEAVVDYGRKQSQTDGMFMDNQGVLYYGLLGEHAVAKWDSYKPFTEKNQQIIAKDATYIQWVDSMGIDHEGYLYVVVNRLHNFVAGRLNPLEVNFRILRAKTGALSYVYTPDNLFNSDGKFLYSGASGEPFADNGLVYQYEGTTPASSRLAAAGILGASGAATSAASFAGFIGALVLGAVTSMIGRRTVV; via the exons ATGGCACTGGGACGCAAGCTGATTGCGTTCGCCCTTGTGGTCTCATGTGCACTGGCGCAGCAAGGCAGCGACGACGGCTCGCCGCCCCTCGACAGCCTGAGTCCACCGACACCGTCCGTACCGATCGCGCCCGGCGAAAAGCAGTTCCGGGTGGTGTACGAATGGAACGTGCTCGATTTTGCCTTCACCAATGAGGATGAGCGTGCGCAGGCCCTGTACAGTGGACACTACATCCCGAAAAATGTGATCATCTCCGACTGTAAGCCGTTTGCGAACCGACTGTATCTGACCATTCCCCGAATGCTGCCGGGCGTGCCGGCCACTCTCGGGTACGTGGTGCGACCAGAAAACAATGGCCGCACCGATCCAGAGATCGTACCCTTCCCATCGTGGGAGATGAACGAGCGGGGCAACTGTTCGGCGTTACAGTTCGTTCAGGGTGTTGCCGTGGACAAGCACGGCATCATGTGGGTCGTCGATTCGGGACGCACCGAAACGTTGACGCGTG GTAAAGATCATGTCGTTTGTCCTCCGAAGATCATCCTGCTGGATCTCAAGCGGAATGGTACCGTCATGCTGCGCTACCAGTTCCCGGAGTCGGTCGTTCCGGCGGGCAACAACTACCTCAACAAGATCGTTGTCGATGATGCATTCGGTGGGTTTGCGTACATCACCGACAACAGTGGTGCTGATCCGGGCATTGTGGTGTTTTCGCGCCGCCTCACCCGATCGTGGAAGGTGCGGGAAAACAACTCAATGCGCGCCGCCCGCAACGCGGTCCGATTTGCCGTCAACGGTACGGAGCTGAACTTTTCGATCCACATCGACAGTATCGCGCTGGGCCCGTACTACAATCCAAACCTATCGCCCGACCAGCCGGTGCCGGATACGCTTGTCAACAGTCAGAACTACGAGCGTAACGTCTACTACAGCCCACTGTCCAGCTATCACATCTACTCGCTGCCCGCGTCGCTACTGCGCGACCCAGAGTTCAATGCTCGGGCGACCCCTCGCGACATTCTCGAGGCGGTCGTCGACTACGGTCGCAAGCAGTCGCAAACGGATGGCATGTTTATGGACAACCAGGGCGTGCTGTACTACGGTCTGCTCGGCGAGCATGCCGTCGCTAAGTGGGACAGCTACAAGCCGTTCACGGAGAAGAACCAGCAGATCATTGCGAAGGATGCGACCTACATCCAGTGGGTGGACAGCATGGGCATCGACCATGAGGGCTACCTGTACGTGGTGGTGAACCGCCTGCACAACTTTGTCGCCGGCCGTCTCAACCCGCTCGAGGTGAACTTCCGCATACTGCGCGCGAAAACGGGCGCCCTCAGCTACGTCTACACCCCGGACAACCTGTTCAACAGTGACGGTAAGTTCCTGTACTCGGGTGCTTCCGGTGAACCGTTCGCCGACAATGGGTTGGTTTATCAGTACGAGGGAACTACACCGGCGTCGAGCAGACTGGCCGCGGCCGGCATACTTGGTGCGAGCGGGGCGGCGACAAGCGCGGCCTCCTTCGCTGGATTTATCGGTGCCCTTGTCCTGGGCGCCGTGACTAGCATGATCGGTCGGCGTACCGTTGTTTGA
- the LOC120959845 gene encoding mitotic checkpoint protein BUB3, producing the protein MARKAEVQILNAPSDVISSVKFAPKTNQFLLVASWDTSVRLYDVVNNTLRHKFFHTSPVLDCAFLDSVKTVSGGLDNTVKLYDLNTHIEHNLGTHDAAVKCVEYASMVNGILTGSWDRTVKLWDGREKECVGTYDQSAGKVYSMSCIEERLVVATSDRKVLIWDLRHMSNYVERRESSLKYQTRTVRCFPNKEGYVMSSIEGRVALEYFNPSPEWQKKKFAFKCHRSKQNEIEHIYPVNAISFHNVYHTFATGGSDGFVNIWDGFNKKRLCQFHMYDSSISSLCFSEDGSALAIACSYMDEAETPPEPYPEPTLYVRYVSEQETRPK; encoded by the exons atgGCACGCAAAGCGGAAGTGCAAATCCTCAACGCACCGAGCGACGTAATATCGTCGGTGAAGTTTGCGCCCAAAACGAACCAATTCCTGCTCGTCGCGTCCTGGGACACCAGCGTCCGGCTGTACGATGTTGTCAACAATACGCTGCGGCACAAGTTTTTCCACACCTCGCCCGTGCTGGACTGTGCCTTTCTG GATTCGGTAAAAACTGTCAGCGGCGGGCTGGACAACACGGTGAAGCTGTACGACCTGAACACACACATCGAGCACAACCTGGGGACGCACGATGCCGCGGTGAAGTGTGTTGAGTACGCGTCGATGGTGAACGGCATACTGACCGGCAGCTGGGACCGGACGGTGAAGCTGTGGGACGGGCGCGAGAAGGAGTGTGTCGGCACGTACGACCAGAGCGCCGGCAAGGTGTACTCGATGAGTTGCATCGAGGAGCGGCTCGTGGTGGCCACCTCCGACCGGAAGGTGCTGATCTGGGATCTGCGACACATGAGCAACTACGTCGAGCGGCGCGAATCGTCCCTCAAGTACCAGACCCGCACCGTGCGCTGCTTCCCGAACAAGGAGGGCTACGTGATGAGCTCGATCGAGGGCCGGGTGGCGCTCGAGTACTTCAATCCGAGCCCCGAGTggcagaagaaaaagtttGCCTTCAAGTGCCATCGGTCGAAGCAGAACGAGATCGAACACATCTATCCGGTGAACGCGATTAGCTTCCACAACGTGTACCACACCTTCGCCACGGGCGGTTCCGATGGGTTCGTAAACATTTGGGATGGGTTCAACAAGAAGCGGCTGTGTCAGTTCCACATGTACGACAGTTCGATATCGAGCCTGTGCTTCAGCGAGGacggcagtgcgctcgcgatcGCCTGTTCGTACATGGATGAGGCCGAAACCCCACCGGAACCGTACCCGGAGCCGACGCTGTACGTGCGCTACGTGAGCGAGCAGGAGACACGACCGAAATAG